In one window of Onychomys torridus chromosome 5, mOncTor1.1, whole genome shotgun sequence DNA:
- the Plekhg4 gene encoding puratrophin-1, protein MEGPLEGRDVSPDSQGLAVCGFRNTQKEELAHQIQAMDPRPSRPAVGATQGRGLQGGGSLSKKPKSLPEQRAADGSGDCQGSILGGPPVQSEEPSFSGVENLLYPMSSHLSLTQDKNDYPGGGLVGESGPGKELPAGFSPLSEMSPKLLEAGKGDWEFWEGNGAIWRWALRFGRSLTLLRLKASSMEEVPGKLARSDPSPFSSQDPSGSSFPKPADCLLAQDLTWELLASGMAALPGTRDLEGRAVLLLCAHSPAWLHPKCNSSELLSLLFYLRGILRSEVQALGLTILVDARICSPSSSLIRGLSQLQQAAPGSVQQVLLVGKMPEEMPPGLQFNQLPSHQSLLAHIPDVGLPTSLGGCLPYSHHAWLDFRMRLETLQQNCQETCALLQGVIDSMQAMQQPVEAGDVGQLLQRAQSLMQQVLESPQLSWLQNQGSLELARLKQGMPEVTLSPDYRSAVDKADELYGQVDGLLHQLTLQSNQRIQALELLQTLEAQEGGLHQIEVWLQEVGWPGLEEPGEPSLDMLLQAQGPFQELDKVAQEQVKRGEKLLQPLVGWEAAELGPLGKRFLTLRSQLTEFSRALAQRRQRLADAEKLFQFFKQATAWTEEGQRVLTELEQEHPGAVLQRLQLHWTRHPDLPPAHFRKMWALATGLGSEGIRQECRWAWAQCQDTWLALDQKHEAALKPPSTDSTATLCARRAPAVPTVPPLRKAYSFDRNLGHAHHGHYAAAVTDSHRPEAGEGVWLRSPPSVPLPGSSDLRNPNRLQLVLAEMVATEREYVQALDYTMQNYFPELDRPDVPQGLRGQCAHLFGNLEKLRDFHYHFFLRELEACTQHPPRVAYAFLRHRVQFGMYALYSKNKPRSDALMSSYGHTFFKEKQQALGDHLDLASYLLKPIQRMSKYALLLQELARACGGPAQELGALQAAQSLVYFQLRHGNDLLAMDAIQGCDVNLKEQGQLVRQDEFTVRAGRHKSCRRVFLFEELLLFSKPRRGPAGVDTFTYKRSFKMADLGLTECCGESKLRFEIWFRRRKARDLFVLQASNVATKQAWTADISRLLWRQAIHNKEVRMAEMASMGVGNKAFWDIAPSEEAISDRNINYVLKKRDVRSRASIAVAPFDSDNPYLGALGSLPGDRASCSVLGSLNLHLYRDPALLGVHCSLYPPNFPEEAALEAEAEMGSQPSLTPEDSEVSSQCPSASGSSSSDSSCVSGQILGRGLEDLSYV, encoded by the exons ATGGAAGGGCCTCTTGAGGGTAGGGATGTGTCCCCAGACTCCCAAGGCCTTGCTGTGTGCGGTTTCAGGAACACCCAGAAGGAGGAACTTGCTCACCAGATACAGGCTATGGACCCCAGACCTTCAAGACCAGCAGTAGGGGCAACCCAAGGCAGAGGACTACAGGGAGGAGGTTCCTTGTCCAAAAAGCCTAAATCACTTCCAGAGCAAAGGGCTGCAGATGGGTCAGGGGACTGCCAGGGGAGCATATTAGGAGGCCCCCCAGTCCAGTCAGAGGAGCCGTCCTTCTCTGGAGTGGAAAACCTCTTGTATCCTATGTCCTCTCACCTCAGCCTGACACAGGATAAGAATGACTATCCAGGGGGAGGTTTGGTGGGGGAATCAGGTCCAGGCAAAGAACTGCCAGCTGGCTTTAGCCCTTTATCAGAGATGTCACCAAAGCTACTGGAGGCAGGTAAGGGAGactgggaattctgggaagggaatGGGGCTATCTGGAGGTGGGCATTGAGATTTGGGAGGTCTTTGACCCTACTCAGACTGAAGGCCTCGTCCATGGAGGAGGTCCCTGGGAAACTGGCTCGTTCAGACCCAAGCCCTTTCTCTTCTCAAGACCCTAGTGGATCCAGCTTCCCTAAGCCTGCTGACTGCCTCCTGGCCCAAGACCTCACCTGGGAGCTACTGGCCAGTGGCATGGCTGCCCTACCAG GGACACGTGATCTAGAAGGCCGAGCAGTGCTGCTTCTGTGTGCCCACAGCCCAGCTTGGCTTCATCCCAAATGCAATAGCTCTGAACTTCTGAGTCTCTTGTTCTACTTGCGAGGCATCCTCAG GTCGGAAGTGCAGGCCCTGGGACTGACCATACTAGTTGATGCCCGAATTTGTTCCCCAAGCTCTTCTCTCATCCGGGGCCTCAGCCAGCTGCAA CAAGCCGCCCCAGGATCTGTGCAACAAGTGCTGCTAGTTGGCAAGATGCCAGAGGAAATGCCTCCTGGGCTTCAG TTCAATCAGCTGCCCTCTCACCAGAGCCTACTGGCCCACATTCCTGACGTGGGGTTGCCTACTTCACTAGGAGGATGCCTGCCTTAcagccaccacgcctggctggaTTTCCGGATG CGTCTAGAAACCCTGCAGCAGAATTGCCAGGAGACTTGTGCCCTGCTCCAGGGAGTCATTGACAGTATGCAGGCTATGCAGCAGCCAGTGGAGGCTGGA GACGTTGGCCAGCTGCTGCAGCGGGCACAATCCCTCATGCAGCAGGTGTTAGAGTCACCACAGTTGTCATGGTTACAAAACCAGGGAAGCCTGGAGCTGGCACGACTGAAGCAAGGGATGCCAGAGGTGACCCTGAGCCCCGATTACAG GTCTGCAGTAGACAAGGCTGATGAGCTGTATGGTCAAGTAGATGGACTGCTGCATCAGCTGACTCTGCAGAGCAACCAGCGGATACAGGCCCTAGAGCTCCTCCAAACACTTGAAGCCCAGGAGGGTGGGCTGCACCAG ATTGAAGTGTGGCTACAGGAGGTGGGCTGGCCAGGACTGGAGGAACCAGGGGAGCCCTCGCTGGACATGTTGCTCCAGGCCCAAGGTCCTTTTCAAGAGCTAGACAAAGTTGCCCAG GAACAGGTCAAGCGAGGAGAGAAGTTACTGCAGCCACTGGTTGGCTGGGAAGCTGCTGAACTGGGGCCCCTTGGAAAGCGCTTTCTAACCCTGAGATCCCAGCTGACAGAATTTTCCAGAGCTTTGGCTCAGCGGCGCCAGCGGTTGGCAGATGCTGAGAAGCTGTTTCAGTTCTTCAAGCAG GCCACAGCATGGACTGAGGAGGGGCAGCGGGTACTGACAGAGCTGGAGCAGGAGCACCCAGGGGCTGTGCTGCAGCGGCTGCAGCTGCACTGGACCAGACATCCTGACTTGCCCCCTGCCCACTTCCGGAAAATGTGGGCTCTTGCCACAGGCCTAGGCTCAGAAGGCATCCGCCAGGAATGTCGCTGGGCCTGGGCACAGTGCCAGGACACCTGGCTGGCTCTGGATCAGAAGCATGAGGCTGCACTGAAGCCACCATCAACAGACAGCACAGCTACCTTGTGTGCCAGGCGGGCTCCTGCTGTACCCACCGTTCCTCCACTGAGGAAGGCCTACAGCTTTGATCGGAATCTGGGGCATGCCCATCATGGCCACTATGCAGCAGCTGTTACTGACTCCCACAGACCTGAGGCTGGAGAGGGTGTCTGGCTCAGGTCACCCCCTTCTGTGCCTCTACCAGGCAGCTCTGACCTCAGGAACCCCAACAG GCTGCAGCTAGTATTGGCAGAGATGGTGGCCACAGAGCGTGAGTATGTCCAGGCCCTTGACTACACCATGCAGAACTACTTCCCTGAGCTAGACCGACCTGATGTGCCCCAGGGCCTCCGGGGCCAGTGTGCCCACCTCTTTGGCAACCTTGAAAAGCTTCGGGATTTCCACTATCATTTCTTCCTGCGTGAGCTAGAGGCTTGTACCCAGCACCCACCTCGAGTGGCTTATGCTTTCCTGCGCCAT AGGGTGCAGTTTGGGATGTACGCACTCTACAGCAAGAACAAACCTCGTTCTGATGCCTTGATGAGCAGCTATGGTCACACCTTCTTCAAG GAGAAGCAGCAAGCACTGGGAGATCACCTGGACTTGGCTTCCTACCTACTAAAGCCAATCCAGCGCATGAGCAAATATGCCTTACTGCTGCAGGAGCTGGCAAGGGCCTGTGGGGGCCCGGCACAAGAACTGGGTGCTCTTCAGGCAGCCCAGAGTCTGGTGTACTTCCAGCTGAGACATGGCAATGACCTGCTAGCCATGGATGCCATCCAGGGCTGTGAT GTTAACCTCAAGGAGCAGGGACAGTTGGTACGGCAGGATGAGTTCACAGTGCGGGCTGGGCGCCACAAGTCCTGTCGCCGTGTTTTCCTCTTTGAGGAGCTGCTGCTCTTTAGCAAGCCTCGGCGTGGGCCTGCAGGTGTTGACACATTTACCTACAAGCGTTCCTTCAAA ATGGCGGACCTTGGCCTCACTGAATGCTGTGGGGAAAGCAAACTGCGCTTTGAGATCTGGTTCCGTCGTCGCAAGGCCAGGGACCTGTTTGTACTGCAGGCCTCCAATGTGGCCACCAAACAAGCCTGGACAGCTGATATCTCCCGCCTGCTCTGGAGGCAGGCTATCCACAACAAGG AAGTGCGTATGGCTGAGATGGCATCCATGGGTGTCGGGAACAAGGCCTTCTGGGACATTGCCCCCAGTGAGGAAGCTATCAGTGACCGTAACATCAACTATGTCCTAAAGAAACGAG ATGTTCGCTCTAGGGCCTCCATTGCTGTGGCCCCATTTGACTCTGACAACCCCTATTTGGGTGCCTTGGGTTCCCTTCCTGGAGACCGTGCCTCTTGTTCTGTTCTGGGGTCTCTCAATCTGCACCTGTACAGAGATCCAGCTCTTCTGGGTGTTCACTGCTCCCTGTATCCACCCAACTTCCCAGAGGAAGCAGcactggaagcagaagcagagatgggcAGCCAGCCCTCTTTAA CTCCTGAGGACTCAGAAGTCTCATCCCAGTGCCCATCAGCCAGTGGCTCTAGTAGTTCTGACAGCAGCTGTGTGTCAGGGCAGATCCTGGGCAGAGGCCTTGAGGACTTGTCCTAT GTTTGA